GTGTAGTCGCTGCCACACGCCGGCGTCGTTCCAGTCCCGCAACCGGCGCCAACAGGTCATCCCCGACCCGAAGCCGAGGTCCTGGGGCAGGTACTCCCACGGGATCCCGGAGTAGAGCACGAACAAGATCCCATACAACACCTTGCGGTCATCGAGGGGCTTACGGCCCGGGAACCGGTGCCTGCGCGGTGGACGGGGCGGCAGCAGCGGCTCGATCTCCGCCTACAACTCGTCCGGGACGATCCGCGGCGGCTGCTCACCCCTCCTCACGGCCGAGCACTAATCGATCGTCCATCAAGGACAAGACCCCTAGATCATTCTGTTAGGAGTTCTTAGCCGAGGGTCTGTTTGAACATGCGGCCGGTCACGAGGACGGGATCGGGGGAGTAGGTTGGGAGCAGCAGGTTGCACTCAACGGTCTTCTATCGCGCTGAACGGCACTCAACGGTGCGCAACTGCACCCACCCTCGCTGTGGCTTCTCGTTTCCGCAGGTCATGAGGGCCCGTGCAGCGTGCTGCCTTACACGGAGTGCTCCGCGGTTTTGAGCCGCCGTCGACGGCACTCTATGTCGCCTGGTAGGGAGCCGCAGGTCAAGGCGGAAGGAATTTGCGGCTTCCCTTGCCTTCTAAGGGATGTCTCGAAACTGGGTGAAGGCGTTGCCCGGCACCGGTCCGGTGGTCAGCCGGTGAGCGAGATGTTGTGGAGTTTGGCGATGCCGGAAGCGGCGTCGGCCAATGTGTGGGCGGCGCGGCGGTAGGCGCGCAGGATCTTGAAGCACTTCATCCTGGCCAGGGCGAGTTCGACTCCTGCTCGAACGGTGCGGTGTTCGACGTTGAGGACCTCCTTCCAGGCAGGCAGGTCGCTGCCGTCGGCGGTCTTGCGGTAAGGCATGATCACCTCGGGGTTGCCGCGGTAGCCGCCGTCGGCCATTACCGGCCGCCCGTCCAGCATCTGGTCTATGCCCGAGGCGCGGTAGACGATGGTGTCGTTGCGGTTGCCGGGCTGTGGGTCGCCGACGGCGATGACCAGGTGGGTGCTGGCTTCGATAGCCACCTGCGGGTTCGTTGAGTACCGGTAGTTCTTGCTCCGGGCGGCCAGGCGGTGATCGCGGGTGGGGATCAGCGTCCCGTCGACGATCGCGATCTGCGCGACTGGCCGTTTACGGACCGGCGCCAGGGCCAGCAGCGGCGCGAGGGTGTCGATGACTCGATGCGCAGCCGAGTGCGACGCCGAACAACGGGCCGATCTGCCGCATAGTCAAGTTCGTGCGCCAGTAGATAGCTACCAGCAACAGCCGGTCGGCCAGGTCGAGCGCCCACTGCCGGCCAGGCTGCCCGTCCGCGATGCCGTAACCGCCGCGCTCGGCGACCAGCCGAATCAGCTTCCGGAACTGGGCCGGCTGCAGCCCGGTGAACGAAAAGATCCACTCCGGGCGGGCTGCCGTGATCACCTGCATCCAGGCATCCTGCCCGATCATCTCTAATAGACAGAGGCTTGGGTTGCGAGGCGTCCCTTAGGCTAGTGGTGGCGCCGTTAGGTATTGGTGTCGATGCGCGGACGCGGCTATCGATGAGTGGGGATGGCGTGATCCGAAGACGGGCATGGCAGGAGCTGCGACGGCAGCCCCGGTGGTTGCTTTGGGCGGTGCTGGTATCGACCAGTTGCACCTTCGCTGCGACGCTGATGAGAGGCCCGAACCAGGGGTTCGGCGGTCCGGTGTTGTACTTCGCCGTGCTGTGTGGGTCCGGTGCGCTGCTCGTCTCATCGATCGTCCTGTTGCTGTTGCGGGGAAGGGCCGGCACCGGTGACCGGTGACCGGCAACCGGTGAGTGAACACGGACGCCCAGAGCTGCGTTTCGACACCTCATCCGCGACGGGCCCGTCACCGGGTTACGAGACATCGCTTAAGCGGGTGCAGATTGGGTGCATCTTGGCGAAGTGGTCACCGCGTCCTAGGCTAGGCCGTGCTTCATAGGTGGGTTGGCCTTACTCACAACCTGCGGCTGCATTATCTCGCCTCTCCTCGGCCGGTCCATGACCAACATCGACGACATGGCCGGCTGAGCATCAGCCATCCGCAGTCATCCGCGCCAGCGTCCGAACCACCTCATCGCGAGCCACGTCCTGGGTGATTCCCGACCAGTAGAGCACCTTCGCGGCGACGCCATTACCCTCGCTGGTCAGGCCCAGCAGGAGGTGTTCGGTGCCGATGTAGTTGTGGTTGAGTTGCAGTGCGTTGTGGAAGGAGAGTTCCAGGCACCGAATCGCCAGCGGCGCGAGCCGGATATGGCCGATGGGTGCAGTGTGACCGAACCCGATGATTGCATCGGTGCGGCCACGGATCTCCTCCACCGACGAGACGAGGTTCCGCAGCACGGTTACGCCCACGCCCGCTCCTTCTCGGATCAGCCCGAGCAGGAGGTGCTCGGTGTCGATGTAGTCGTGCCGGTGCGACCGTGCCTCCTCCTGAGCGAGCAGCATCACCCGCCGCGCCCGGTCGGTGAACCGCTCGAACATCCGTCAGGCCTCCGCAGTCGATCTGGACACAGAATAGGTAGGGGCGTCACGGCTGACGAGCCGCAGCATGGCACGATAGGCGATCACGTGGCTCCTCACCTGCCGATGATCTTGTGGCGATAACTACCCACCGAAGGCCCACGCCCCAGTCGAGCACCGTCCGACTGGACGACGCAGCGGGCCGAGGGTGTCGATCACCCGGTGAGCGGCAAGAGTGCCACACCCCGAACAGCGGCCCGATCTGCCGCGTGGTCAAGTTGGTCCGCCAGTACGCGGCGACCAGCAGCACCCGGTACGGCCGGTCCGGGGCCCACTGCCGGCCCGGGCGGCCGTCCGCGATCGCGACCCCCGCTGCGCTCGGCAACAAGACGTACCAGTTTGCGGAACTGCGCGGGCGTTAGTCCGGTGAACGGGTAGATCCACTCGGCCCGGGCTGCGGAGACACCTGCACCCTCGATGATCGTCCTCAGCAGACGTCGTACTGCGCCCGCATTCCTTGCTCACCCCTAAAACTGCTCCCTTGCTAACGCTGGCGCCGAAGGTGCCGGTCCAAGAGGAGATGGTCACCCTTTTCCGACCCACTTAGGCCATCGTCCCAGTACCAATCCTCCAGATCATCATATGAAACATCTCCTAAATCCAGTTCCATTTCCGACCGAAGCTCATTAAAAGCCGTTAGGGCGCCGACCAACCACTCCGCGTCCTCGGGCGACGTTCCACAAAAGCAGTCAGCAAGAAGGCGGACGTCCTCTGGTGATCTTTTGACGACAAAATTGGCAAGGAGTTGGCCTGCCAGGGCGTCTTGCCCCCCTGCTCGAAGTACTTCTGCCGCAAGTTTAACAGCAGTTGGCGGCAAATTTGCCGCCAACTGCTCTACGTCCGCATTTGTCATGTCTTTTGTAGCGGTCATCGGCCTAGCCGGCTTACGCCATGCGACATTGCGCACGAGCGGAATGTTATCTCCCGCATTCCCGCTGCGGATCTCGGGACGATGGACCCCTCTGGACGCCTGTATTTCGTAGACTCGCCGCCAGATGTCACGCGCTGTTAATAGTCCCGGTGCGCCTGAGATCCCGTCGAGAATGACGGAGATTAACGCTCCAGTGAAAAGCGTATATTGCTCGTCGGGAGGCGCGAGTGCGGTACGGTTCGCCGAGGTCGAGGCGATAAGGCACGTCTGATCGACCTCCAACATGTCTGCAATGTTCGACGTGGACATTTCACCCTTAAGTGCTCGTCCGGCATAACAGCAGTCGAGGACTAGGACTCTGTGCCCGGCAGGACTTCTTCGGACGCGACGCCGAACAGAGTCATAGTTTGCCGCCGTGCCATCAACGCTTCCGGGATCACTCGTGGCAACCGATAGGTGAAACTCACCCGTCTCGGGTTCAACTAGGCCATGCCCCGCATAATAGACGAAAAGGGTGCCGGGGGGCTGGGCTGCAGATGCCGCCCTGTCCAGCTCTTCGAGGATTTCGTTTTGACTTTTTGGATTAGACAGAACAGTGCATCGCTCGGGCGGAAGGCCCCAAATCAAGGGATGGCGGAGTATTTCATTTATCGCGCCAACATTGTTTGCAACCGTTGGGAGGTTGCTTAGCCTGCTGTATTTATCAACGCCGATAATGAGAGCGTACGAAGAGTCGAGGTCAGGAAGATTTTCCACTATCACGCTCTGTCGTCTCCTCGGAATTGGGAAGGTGCTGGTTCCCCTACTTCCGTCAACGGCTTGCTCTGTTGCCCGTTTGCCTCCTCTATCAAGAGCTGGATCTGCGTCGCTGCATGCTCCAAAAGCGCGGCGGCCCGGACTGGATCACTCGAACTGACCTTGATGGCGAGGCCCTTGCCGTCGGCAATTTCGATCGTCGTTGACATCTTCGACCTCTGGAGCCAAGCCGACAAGGAGCCAACCAGCGCAGTGACGGCGCCTCCGCTGCCGAGAGCTACGGCTAGTGTGCCTAGCTCGGCCCCCATGTGGCCTTGTCCCACGGCTCCATCGTCCAAAGAGACTCCCCGTCGCAGCTGTGGCTCGTCGATCAGCCACTGCAGCAGAAGTTCCGCTTGGTCCACTGGAACCTGCAAGATCAGCTGCACGGGACCTCCGTCGGAGCACAGACCTGTCCAGAAAGTCTGCATGCCGCGCAACGTTCAGCACCACATCCAATGGGATGACTCCCGCGCATACCTACGGTGTCAGTTGCGATACATCAGGTGGAAGGTGTGGGAAGGTCTGTGCCAGCGTCGATGAACCACAGCGACGATGTACGCCCGCTGCAGCTCGGCCTGTCCCCGGTGCGCCGCTGCAGCTGGCTCTGCACCACAACCACGAACGCGGGGGCGAACGCGGTGATGGCGGAAGCGAGCAGCGCGGCGCGGGTGGAGCCCACGCCGCCATGATGCCGGACAGGAATGACCCTTGACCGCGGGTGCGACGGCCGGCTGGGGTTCAGCGGTGAACTGCTCACCGCGGCCAAGGACGCCGCTAGAACGGCCGTCCAGCAAGGCGTTCGACAGCTGCATGGGTAGCTCGCAGCCCAGAACTTGACCCTGTCCTCGC
This sequence is a window from Micromonospora sp. NBRC 110009. Protein-coding genes within it:
- a CDS encoding caspase domain-containing protein; amino-acid sequence: MIVENLPDLDSSYALIIGVDKYSRLSNLPTVANNVGAINEILRHPLIWGLPPERCTVLSNPKSQNEILEELDRAASAAQPPGTLFVYYAGHGLVEPETGEFHLSVATSDPGSVDGTAANYDSVRRRVRRSPAGHRVLVLDCCYAGRALKGEMSTSNIADMLEVDQTCLIASTSANRTALAPPDEQYTLFTGALISVILDGISGAPGLLTARDIWRRVYEIQASRGVHRPEIRSGNAGDNIPLVRNVAWRKPARPMTATKDMTNADVEQLAANLPPTAVKLAAEVLRAGGQDALAGQLLANFVVKRSPEDVRLLADCFCGTSPEDAEWLVGALTAFNELRSEMELDLGDVSYDDLEDWYWDDGLSGSEKGDHLLLDRHLRRQR
- a CDS encoding Clp protease N-terminal domain-containing protein, translating into MFERFTDRARRVMLLAQEEARSHRHDYIDTEHLLLGLIREGAGVGVTVLRNLVSSVEEIRGRTDAIIGFGHTAPIGHIRLAPLAIRCLELSFHNALQLNHNYIGTEHLLLGLTSEGNGVAAKVLYWSGITQDVARDEVVRTLARMTADG
- a CDS encoding effector-associated constant component EACC1, with translation MQLILQVPVDQAELLLQWLIDEPQLRRGVSLDDGAVGQGHMGAELGTLAVALGSGGAVTALVGSLSAWLQRSKMSTTIEIADGKGLAIKVSSSDPVRAAALLEHAATQIQLLIEEANGQQSKPLTEVGEPAPSQFRGDDRA